One segment of Streptomyces bathyalis DNA contains the following:
- a CDS encoding bifunctional salicylyl-CoA 5-hydroxylase/oxidoreductase, with translation MRVAVVGGGPGGLYAAALLKRLDPSRSVTVHERNAPDDTFGFGVVLSDETLGGIEHADPAVYAALQQEFVRWDDIDIVHRGRTLTSGGHGFAALGRRRLLAVLHERCRELGVELRFRSEAPAPAELAASHDLVVAADGVHSATRDAFADVFRPHVTTHRCRYIWLAADFALDAFRFEIAETEHGVLQLHAYPYERADESGPGASTVIVEAREEVWRAAGLDQLDERASAERCAKLFPETLGGSPLRGNNSQWIAFRTVLNERWSHGNVVLLGDAAHTAHFSIGSGTKLAVEDALALAACIEEQPDLPTALAAYEEERRPVVLSTQRAARGSLEWFEDLATYIGQPPRQFAFNLLTRSRRVTHDNLRLRDAGFVAGVEAEAGVPEGTPPMFTPFRLRELTLRNRVVVSAMDMYSSEDEAGTPGDFHLVHLGARALGGAGLVMTEMVCVSPNGRITPGCTGLWTQEQEAAWSRVTGFVHAQSPGTAVGVQIGHSGRKGSTKVMWEGIDEPLPDGNWPLVAPSPLPYREGVNQVPQALTTAELAGIREEFTDAARRAARAGFDLLELHCAHGYLLSSFLSPLTNRRTDAYGGGIDARLRFPLEVFDAVREVWPRERPMTVRVSATDWAEGGITPEEALHVAAAFGEHGADAIDVSTGQVVADERPDYGRSYQTPYADRIRNTVGIPVIAVGAISSWDDVNSLLLAGRADLCALGRPHLYDPHWTLHAAADQGYEGPGAPWPLPYRAGSRKPPTGRTDAPKQRLTL, from the coding sequence ATGCGCGTCGCGGTCGTGGGCGGCGGACCCGGCGGGCTGTACGCGGCCGCCCTCCTCAAGCGCCTCGACCCCTCCCGCAGCGTCACGGTCCACGAACGCAACGCCCCCGACGACACGTTCGGCTTCGGCGTCGTCCTCTCCGACGAGACCCTGGGCGGCATCGAGCACGCGGACCCCGCCGTGTACGCCGCGCTCCAGCAGGAGTTCGTGCGCTGGGACGACATCGACATCGTGCACCGCGGCCGCACTCTCACCTCCGGCGGCCACGGCTTCGCCGCGCTGGGACGCCGCCGCCTCCTGGCCGTACTGCACGAGCGCTGCCGCGAACTGGGCGTGGAGCTGCGATTCCGCAGCGAGGCACCCGCGCCGGCCGAACTGGCCGCCTCCCACGACCTGGTGGTCGCCGCCGACGGGGTGCACAGCGCCACCCGGGACGCCTTCGCCGACGTCTTCCGTCCGCACGTGACCACGCACCGCTGCCGCTACATCTGGCTCGCCGCGGACTTCGCGCTCGACGCCTTCCGCTTCGAGATCGCCGAGACCGAGCACGGCGTTCTGCAGCTGCATGCCTATCCGTACGAGCGCGCCGACGAGTCGGGCCCCGGCGCCTCCACCGTCATCGTCGAGGCGCGCGAGGAGGTCTGGCGGGCCGCGGGGCTGGACCAGCTCGACGAGCGTGCCTCGGCCGAGCGGTGCGCCAAGCTCTTCCCCGAGACCCTCGGCGGCAGCCCCCTGCGCGGCAACAACTCGCAGTGGATCGCCTTCCGTACGGTGCTCAACGAGCGCTGGTCGCACGGGAACGTGGTGCTGCTCGGCGACGCCGCGCACACCGCGCACTTCTCCATCGGCTCCGGCACCAAGCTCGCCGTGGAGGACGCCCTCGCGCTCGCCGCCTGCATCGAGGAGCAGCCCGACCTGCCCACGGCGCTGGCGGCGTACGAGGAGGAACGCCGGCCCGTCGTCCTCTCCACGCAGCGCGCGGCACGCGGCAGTCTGGAGTGGTTCGAGGACCTGGCGACCTACATAGGCCAGCCGCCCCGCCAGTTCGCGTTCAACCTGCTCACCCGCAGCCGCCGCGTCACCCACGACAACCTGCGGCTGCGCGACGCAGGATTCGTCGCCGGGGTCGAGGCCGAGGCGGGCGTTCCCGAGGGAACCCCGCCGATGTTCACGCCCTTCCGGCTGCGCGAACTGACCCTGCGCAACCGCGTCGTGGTCTCCGCCATGGACATGTACTCGTCCGAGGACGAGGCGGGCACCCCCGGCGACTTCCACCTCGTGCATCTGGGGGCACGCGCGCTGGGCGGAGCGGGTCTCGTCATGACGGAGATGGTCTGCGTATCGCCGAACGGCCGCATCACGCCCGGCTGTACGGGCCTTTGGACGCAGGAGCAGGAGGCGGCGTGGAGCCGCGTCACCGGCTTCGTGCACGCGCAGTCGCCCGGCACCGCCGTCGGCGTGCAGATAGGGCACTCCGGCCGCAAGGGCTCGACCAAGGTGATGTGGGAGGGCATCGACGAACCGCTGCCGGACGGGAACTGGCCGCTCGTCGCGCCCTCACCCCTGCCGTACCGCGAAGGCGTCAACCAGGTGCCGCAGGCCCTCACGACGGCCGAACTGGCAGGGATCCGCGAGGAGTTCACCGACGCGGCACGGCGGGCCGCACGCGCCGGCTTCGACCTGCTCGAACTCCACTGCGCCCACGGCTACTTGCTCTCCAGCTTCCTCTCGCCGCTCACCAACCGCCGCACCGACGCCTACGGCGGCGGCATCGACGCCCGCCTCCGCTTCCCGCTCGAGGTCTTCGACGCGGTGCGCGAAGTGTGGCCGCGGGAGCGGCCGATGACCGTACGCGTCTCCGCCACCGACTGGGCCGAGGGAGGCATCACACCCGAGGAGGCGCTGCACGTGGCCGCCGCGTTCGGCGAGCACGGCGCCGACGCCATCGACGTCTCCACCGGCCAGGTCGTTGCCGACGAACGGCCCGACTACGGACGCTCGTACCAGACGCCGTACGCCGACCGCATCCGCAACACCGTCGGCATACCCGTCATCGCGGTCGGTGCCATCTCCTCGTGGGACGACGTCAATTCGCTGCTGCTCGCGGGGCGCGCCGATCTGTGCGCGCTGGGACGACCGCACCTCTACGACCCGCACTGGACGCTGCACGCCGCGGCCGACCAGGGATACGAGGGGCCCGGCGCGCCCTGGCCGCTGCCCTACCGCGCGGGCAGCCGCAAACCCCCGACGGGCCGGACCGACGCGCCCAAGCAGCGGCTCACGCTGTAG
- a CDS encoding enoyl-CoA hydratase family protein: MSPYTGSARPTGEWRHIKVSEDDGVVTVTLARPERLNALTFGAYADLRDLLAELSRERRARALVLAGEGRGFCSGGDVEEIIGATLDADTAELLDFNRMTGQVVRALRETPFPVVAAVHGVAAGAGAVLALASDFRVADPTARFSFLFTKVGLSGGDMGAAYLLPRVVGLGHATRILMLGEPVRADEAERIGLLSQLTEEGQAQHAAAELARTLADGPALALAQTKALLTAELDLPLSAAVEMDASTQALLMHSDDYAEFHASFSEKRPPKWRGK, translated from the coding sequence ATGAGCCCGTACACGGGCTCGGCCCGTCCGACCGGCGAATGGCGGCACATCAAGGTCAGCGAGGACGACGGCGTCGTCACCGTGACGCTGGCCCGCCCGGAGCGGCTCAACGCCCTCACCTTCGGCGCCTACGCCGATCTGCGCGACCTCCTCGCCGAGTTGTCGCGGGAGCGCCGCGCACGCGCGCTCGTGCTCGCGGGCGAGGGCCGCGGCTTCTGCTCCGGCGGTGACGTCGAGGAGATCATCGGCGCGACCCTGGACGCCGACACCGCCGAACTCCTGGACTTCAACCGCATGACGGGCCAGGTCGTTCGTGCCCTGCGCGAGACGCCGTTCCCCGTCGTCGCGGCCGTGCACGGCGTCGCGGCGGGCGCGGGTGCGGTGCTCGCGCTGGCGTCGGACTTCCGCGTCGCGGACCCCACGGCCCGCTTCTCCTTCCTCTTCACGAAGGTCGGCCTCTCCGGCGGAGACATGGGTGCGGCCTATCTGCTGCCGCGTGTCGTCGGCCTCGGTCACGCCACCCGCATCCTCATGCTCGGTGAGCCCGTACGCGCCGATGAGGCCGAACGCATCGGTCTCCTCAGCCAGTTGACCGAGGAAGGCCAGGCACAGCACGCCGCTGCCGAACTCGCCCGCACACTCGCCGACGGCCCCGCTCTCGCACTCGCGCAGACCAAGGCGCTGCTCACGGCGGAGCTCGACCTGCCGCTCTCGGCGGCCGTCGAGATGGACGCCTCGACGCAGGCGCTGCTGATGCACAGCGACGACTACGCCGAATTCCACGCGTCGTTCAGCGAGAAGCGCCCGCCGAAGTGGCGGGGGAAGTGA